The sequence TCAGAGAACTGCCTGCAGGTGTGCCCGGCGCATACCGCATATTTGTGAACCTGATTTCAACAAAAAAATAAATGGCGACACAAAAACAGCCAAACCGCTCCAGACTGAGTATGGCAGCAATTGTCTGCATTATACTTGGTCTGGTCATAGGAATTGAAATCAAGCGGGTTCATATCGGACTAATGATAGGACTCGCGTTGGGTCTATTGAGCGGAAACATGTTAAGTAGAAGAAAATAATCAAAGCTAAAGGAAGTATCTTATGAAAAAAGATAAACCGCCATTACTGCCACAATGGTGGCAGTGGTATGCTGTTGTAGTCGGCTGGCTGTTGCTGCTGATCGGCGCGTTTTATTTATTCACTAAAGTTTATTCATGAGTGTAGCGGATTGGATTGTACTGGGGGGTACATTAATCGGAATTATATTATACGGTATCTGGAAGAGCCGTGGCCAGAAAGATATGGCCAGCTACTTCCTGGATAACCAGTCTATGCCCTGGTACATCGTACTATTGTCGATCATCGGTACACAGGCGAGTGCCGTTACGTTTCTTTCTGCACCGGGGCAGGCGTATACTGACGGGATGCGGTTTGTACAATATTACTTTGGGTTGCCGCTGGCGATGGTGGTGATCTGTATTGCGTTTGTACCTATTTATCACAAGCTGAAAGTGTTCACGGCGTACGAATACCTGGAAGGTCGTTTTGATTGTAAGACCCGTACTTTTACGGCGATATTATTTCTCATACAACGTGCATTGTCTACGGGCATCAGTATTTATGCCCCGGCTATCATTCTCTCTTCTTTACTTGGCTGGAACATATACTGGACCAATGTAATCATGGGCGGACTCCTTATTATTTATACCGTGTCCGGTGGTACACGTGCGGTGAGTTATACGCAGACATTGCAACTGGTGATCATTTTTGTGGGGATGTTCCTGGCTGGTTATATGGTGGTTCATTTGTTGCCGGCGGGTATTGGATTTAATGATGCGCTGAAGGTAGCGGGCAAGATGAATAAGCTGAATGTGATAGTGACTGATTTTGACTGGAAGGATAAATATAATATATGGAGTGGGCTGATAGGAGGGTTCTTTTTAGCACTCTCTTATTTTGGAACGGATCAATCGCAGGTAGGCAGGTACCTGACTGCGCGGAGTGTAACGGAGTCTCGTTTTGGGTTGCTGATGAATGGATTGGTGAAAGTGCCGATGCAGTTCCTGATCTTATTATTAGGGTCGCTGGTATTTGTGTTTTACCTGTATTTCAGGGCGCCGATATTTTTTAATGAGGCGCAGCTGAATAAGGTGGATGGGCCTACATTGCAGGTATTGCAAACCCAATATGACGGATTTAATAAGATAAAGCAGGAGCAGGCAATTGCGCTTTCAAATGCGTTGCATAACAAGGACAATGCAGCCGTAGAAGCGGCCCGTCAAAAACTACAGGCCGCAGATGCAGATGCATTCAAAGTACGTACTACAGCGATCGAGTATATTAAAAAAGCAGATCCTGGAGCGGATACGAACGATACCAATTATATCTTCCTGGATTTTGTGGTACACAATCTTCCGAAAGGCCTTGTGGGCTTGTTGATAGCCATTATATTCCTGGCTGCCTGGGGCAGTATTGCCGCGGCATTAAATTCCCTTGCATCTACGACAGTGATCGATATTTACAAAAGACAGTTTAAACCAACAGCCCCGGACGAACATTACTTTAAAGCATCCCGCTGGTGGACGTTCATCTGGGGACTGTTTTGTATAGTGGTAGCACAGTTTGCCAGCAAACTGGGTAGCCTGATAGAAGCGGTGAATGTACTGGGATCGCTGTTTTACGGCGTTATCCTGGGTATATTCCTTGTAGCGTTTTATTGTAAGCGGATCGGTGGCACGGCTGTATTCTGGGCGGCAATAGTGTCGGAGATCCTGGTGATCATCGTATTTATTACCAATATTGTTTCATTCCTGTGGCTCAATGCGATCGGGTGTATACTGGTGATCGTACTGGCCTGGATGATACAATTATTTCAGCCTTCACATGACAAATAACAGCAGGCTCATTTTTAATAAATGCAGCCTTTCACATGACAAAATTTAGCCTGTTCTATCAGGTTTATTCTAATAAATGCAGCCGTTCACATGACTTGGAATAGTCTGGATACAATCAGGCATATGCTGATGATTGAAACCTTTACATTACGAACAATAGCCCGGTCTATCAGGCTTTTACTAAAAGATTGCAGCCTATTCTATCAGGCCGTTTCTAAAAGCATACATTACGAGGCCCACAATGTTTTTGGCCCCGGTTTTTTCCAGCAGTTTCTGGCGTAGTCCTTCCACTGTTCTTGGACTCAAAAAGATCTTTTCAGAGATCTGCTGCGTAGTCAGTTCTTCACAGATCAGGCGCAGTACTTCCAGTTCGCGGTCGGTAAGGGGCACCTCGTTGTGGAAAGTAGGCTTGAACTGTTGCTTTGTTTTGTGCATGACCTTCTTGAGGAGGGCCAGGTTCACATTTTCATTGAAATAAAAACCTTTCTCGTAGGTAGTACAAATAGCTTCGTAAATCTCACCTGGTTCTGCATTTTTAAGCAGGTAAGCATTCGCGCCCATTTCGATAAGATGCACGATAAAGTTGTCATCTTCATACATGGTGAGCACGATCACTTTTACGTGCGCATATTTTTCCCTAACTTTTTTGGTAGCTTCTATGCCATCCATGTTGGGCATTTTCAGATCCATGAGAATCACATCTGGTTGTTGTGTTTCCATGATTTCTAATAAATGAACTCCATCTTCAGCTTCAAACACCACACTGATGTTTTCATAGGGCTTGAGGGTATTGATCACCCCACTCCGGAAGATTTTATGGTCGTCGGCAATAGCTACCTTAATGTTGTTTGTCATAGAGGGAGCCAGTTTATATTGGTTGCGTAAATTGTCCCGATTTTCATTTCACGTGTCATTGCTCAGGGGACAAAGCTAGAATAAAATAATATGATTACTCAGCGCGCTGGTAATTTTCTACTTTGATTTCGGCAATGGTACCGGTAGGTTGCCCGGCAGTGTAGCTGATAGTACCGCCTATGATGTTGAGGCGGCTTTCAATATTCTTGAGGCCCAGGCTGCCTGTTTTATGACGGGCCATTTCCAGGGAGTTGAGCAGCAGGCCATTTCCATTGTCTGCAACGTGGATGCTGAGCTGGGTAGGCGTAGTGTGATAGTTGATCTGCACCTGGGAGGCTTGTGCGTGTTTCAGAATATTGTTGATGAGTTCCTGTACGACGCGGTAGATATTAAGTGCTTTTTCGGGTTCCACAACGTGGTGGTTACTCTCTTCGGTGAAGTGGATCTGCACCTGTTTATTACGGTTCATCATATTACAGAAGGAATCCAGCGCCCGGCTCAGTCCCAGGTTTTCAAGGGCCTGCGGGTGCAGGCTTTGTGAGATGAAGCGCAGGTGCTGGATGATTGTATCTGTAAATTCTTTGGTCTCTTTGAGTTGTTCCTGTTCGCCATTGCCTGTTTTGAGCAATGGCTGCAACTGGTTGAGGTTGAGTTTGAGCACGGAAAGTTGTGCGCCAACTTCATCGTGCAGATCTTCTGCGATGCGTTTGCGTTCCAGTTCCTGGCCCTGGAGAATGGCTACCAATCGTTCTTTTTGCAGTTGGAGGTCCTTGTCCCTGATCAGGAGTTTGTGTTGAATAACCTGTTTCTGCTGAAAGATAACGAGTACGATGACAAGGATGCCCATGGTGAGCATCACAGCCGTACCGATGATAACTACTTCGTAACTGTTCATGACCTGAATTTTTGAGCTTTGAGGAGGCCGATGTAGATCAGTACTACTTCTGCAAAGCCGCCGATAAAGGTAATAGAAAGCGTGGCATTTTGTATACCTCTGTCAAATTGGGCAAAGCTGGAATGCTGCAAAAAATTATAAGCCAGGGACAACATAAAGTTGGAGCAATGGAAAATAAACAGGCCACTATTATACCAGAAGCTGGGAAGGTAATTGACAAAGATGGATTGTTTGACCAGGTCCTCGTCGCGCATGAGTTCCCAGAAATAAATGACGCTATACAGTAACAGAAAGAGATTTTCTACGGAAAGTGCATAGGAGTTATAGGCCATTGGCCCCTCCAGGAAAAAGTAGTCAGTTATCGCAAAACAGGTGACGAGTCCAAAAACAATGAGAATAATTTTCTTGAGTAGCTGGTTTTTAATTACATGATGAAAGAAGATGGTAAGAATGAGGAATTGGATGAGTGACATGGGACTGAAAAACCACATGTTATTTCTCGAAATATGAGCGATCAGGTGCGAGCCGCTTGCGAAAACAGCACTGCTGATAAGATAGTAAAAGATCCATCTGCCACCCTTATCGAGAATTTTGAATTTCATGATAAAGGGGATCAAAAGTAAAAATTCGACCCCCTCCATGATGTAGAAAAAAATCAGAAATGAATTCACCTGCGTTTTGGTTTAAACGGTTCCTGTATCAGGGCAATTTGTCGGACATGGTAAACCCTGGTCCAGTGCTGCGAATTGGATAGGAGCTTCTGCGCCAACCTGGAGATTCATCTGCTTTGCTGCGGTTGAATCTTTGAAATGTACATTATGACCTTCGTTATTTACGGCATAAATAACCATCTTCTTCAGTTCCTTTTCAGGATGATCATGGTCGTCTCCGAAATAGATACGCAGTCCGATAATGTCTTCCTGACAATCAAGGAGTTGCTGTAGTTTTTCTTTTCCGAAGAAGTAGGCCTGAATGAAGTCAGGATTGTGTGGTTCTTTCTGACGTTTTTTGTTGCAGTAGTTGTCCCTTAAACGTCTCGCTTCGTCATGGTGAATGAATCCACCTGCATCTGGTGTGAAGTTCGGTTTAGTAGTACTCATACGAATGCTGTTGTTTTAATTGGCGGTAAAATTATTATAAATAATCGCTTTTCAAAGCTGTGCCTGGTATCCCATTTTAGTGCCATACGGGGGTGGTAAATGAATTTATCTTGTTTTGGGTCAGGCCGTTATGTGTTAAAAAATGGATGCTTTTATATATAATCTAACGTATGGTTCCCTAAAAAATGCGTAGAACTACGTATTCTGAAAACAACGTATTCTAACGCTTGTTTAAAAAAAGATACTTCGTAATCTTTGCATTGTGGGGTATGGCTATCCTCACAATGCGAGCAAGCATCGGCAGGGCCTTTCTACCCAAAGTTTGTTCATTCCTAGTAGACATGCAGAGAAACACAACAAAATTTGAGGTTAACCGGGTTGGCCCCAATTTTTAAACTTACGACTATGTGTTACCTATTAATTGGAAACATTTCTGCATTGCTCTCTGTTGACTGTACTGAACCGTTGGTAAACGCCCGGATCAGGGTTTATTTGCCGGATGGGCATTTATCAAATCGTTACCCCAATAAAAATACTTTTAGTGGCCCCAGACAGTTAACCCCATCAGAGGTGTTGAATAAGCACGATCGGTTATTGGCTGAAGGGGCCCTGGATCATCACGGCAATTTCAATCTTAGCTGGGAACAATTACACTTATTCACGGAACCTTTAGAGTTGGACATCTGTTTACAGGGCATGCCCGAGGAGGCAGGCGAGCGGAAGGAGACACATTTCCATCTGAGCCGGCTGGTACCTCAATGGAAGCATTCCTTACAGCGGTATGTAGCGGCTTATGCTTATGTAATTCCGGCTGAAAGCTGGGCACAGATCCGAGCCAGCTATGGTACATGGGTGATCGCCGGAATAGTTAGGCGTACCCACGATAATGAGGGACAATCACAATTACGGGTAGAAGCGTACAATGCAGGTAACCACCGTATGCTGGCCTATAGCAGCACAGACGATCGGGGGCGTTACCAGATCAGATTCAGTAGAAAGCAACTGTCCGGCAGGCAGTTGCTTGGCCCTGATGTTTATTTTAAAGTGTATAGAGATAAGCAGTTGCTTTGGGAAGAGCAGGCGGAAGTAGCAACATTGCCTGGGAGAAGAGCGGTGGATGCATGTAGTGTGATGAATATTACGATGCAGGGTGGGGTGGTGAAGAAGGCGATGAGTTGGTTGAATAAGTTGGTGGGCTAAAATAA is a genomic window of Chitinophaga sp. LS1 containing:
- a CDS encoding sodium:solute symporter, with the protein product MSVADWIVLGGTLIGIILYGIWKSRGQKDMASYFLDNQSMPWYIVLLSIIGTQASAVTFLSAPGQAYTDGMRFVQYYFGLPLAMVVICIAFVPIYHKLKVFTAYEYLEGRFDCKTRTFTAILFLIQRALSTGISIYAPAIILSSLLGWNIYWTNVIMGGLLIIYTVSGGTRAVSYTQTLQLVIIFVGMFLAGYMVVHLLPAGIGFNDALKVAGKMNKLNVIVTDFDWKDKYNIWSGLIGGFFLALSYFGTDQSQVGRYLTARSVTESRFGLLMNGLVKVPMQFLILLLGSLVFVFYLYFRAPIFFNEAQLNKVDGPTLQVLQTQYDGFNKIKQEQAIALSNALHNKDNAAVEAARQKLQAADADAFKVRTTAIEYIKKADPGADTNDTNYIFLDFVVHNLPKGLVGLLIAIIFLAAWGSIAAALNSLASTTVIDIYKRQFKPTAPDEHYFKASRWWTFIWGLFCIVVAQFASKLGSLIEAVNVLGSLFYGVILGIFLVAFYCKRIGGTAVFWAAIVSEILVIIVFITNIVSFLWLNAIGCILVIVLAWMIQLFQPSHDK
- a CDS encoding response regulator transcription factor; the encoded protein is MTNNIKVAIADDHKIFRSGVINTLKPYENISVVFEAEDGVHLLEIMETQQPDVILMDLKMPNMDGIEATKKVREKYAHVKVIVLTMYEDDNFIVHLIEMGANAYLLKNAEPGEIYEAICTTYEKGFYFNENVNLALLKKVMHKTKQQFKPTFHNEVPLTDRELEVLRLICEELTTQQISEKIFLSPRTVEGLRQKLLEKTGAKNIVGLVMYAFRNGLIE
- a CDS encoding sensor histidine kinase; amino-acid sequence: MNSYEVVIIGTAVMLTMGILVIVLVIFQQKQVIQHKLLIRDKDLQLQKERLVAILQGQELERKRIAEDLHDEVGAQLSVLKLNLNQLQPLLKTGNGEQEQLKETKEFTDTIIQHLRFISQSLHPQALENLGLSRALDSFCNMMNRNKQVQIHFTEESNHHVVEPEKALNIYRVVQELINNILKHAQASQVQINYHTTPTQLSIHVADNGNGLLLNSLEMARHKTGSLGLKNIESRLNIIGGTISYTAGQPTGTIAEIKVENYQRAE